From a region of the Prevotella melaninogenica genome:
- a CDS encoding IS1634 family transposase, with protein sequence MHANVQTRFNPATGDIAPYYRIKESYRDVQGHVHSLILLNIGFEPSLTAVQVRKIAYALTERFKTRSTPSLFKKHLDGLTPIEQAKADEWWSRMEKEGGIDRFNKEEQKSLRKYENYIDLETANYTDARNVGAEWLCKQTIDKLQLEGFLRKNGWTENAIHTALSALIVRTVYAVSECSSYYYLRDNSAAAELYSGAPGWTPGINSLYKITDKLYELKEQLERHLCSVTDDLFNIDNKLMLFDLTNFYFEGSKRNSDKAKFGRSKEKRSDCKLLVLALCINKEGFIRYSSILEGNTADPKSLPNMIDTLAKRNPSRTKDTLVVMDAGVATEENLELIKRKGYNYLCVSRTKMKNYTLSDDNKSVTVMDARRQKITLKEVKTEDDEDYYLEITSPSKAMTESSMNRVWRERFEMELQRINEGISKKGGTKTYEKVVERTGRAIQKYPSIAKFYRISYIKNEKKPKEMLRVDWEIKDLSEMESGHGVYFLRSNVRTLSERVTWEYYNLIREIECTNRQLKNDLNLRPIYHQKDERSDAHLFFGLLAYWVVNTIRCQLKREGESCYWTEIVRRMSIQKLVTTKGKNPLGETIEMRQCSSPSKQAKQIYDKLDLKHSPFKKNKICRTQSP encoded by the coding sequence ATGCACGCAAATGTACAGACACGATTCAACCCTGCCACAGGCGACATAGCTCCTTATTATCGCATCAAGGAGTCATATCGTGATGTGCAGGGTCATGTACACTCGCTAATTCTGTTGAACATCGGTTTTGAACCTTCACTTACTGCTGTACAGGTTCGAAAAATTGCATACGCTCTTACCGAACGCTTCAAAACCAGAAGTACACCCTCGCTTTTTAAAAAACATCTTGACGGACTTACTCCTATTGAACAGGCAAAGGCTGACGAATGGTGGAGCCGTATGGAGAAAGAAGGTGGAATCGATCGGTTTAATAAGGAAGAGCAGAAGTCGCTGAGAAAATATGAGAACTATATTGACCTTGAGACGGCAAACTATACTGACGCAAGGAATGTTGGCGCAGAGTGGCTCTGCAAGCAGACAATAGACAAGCTGCAGTTAGAGGGTTTTCTGCGCAAAAATGGGTGGACGGAGAATGCGATACACACGGCTTTGTCAGCATTGATTGTCCGTACGGTATATGCTGTCTCTGAATGTTCATCTTATTATTATTTGCGCGATAACTCGGCTGCCGCTGAACTTTATAGTGGAGCTCCTGGCTGGACACCAGGGATCAATTCTCTGTATAAAATCACTGACAAGTTATATGAACTAAAGGAACAGTTAGAGCGTCATTTGTGCAGCGTTACTGACGATCTCTTTAATATAGACAACAAGTTGATGCTCTTCGACTTAACCAACTTCTATTTCGAGGGTAGTAAGCGTAATAGCGATAAAGCCAAGTTCGGTCGATCAAAAGAAAAACGCTCTGACTGTAAACTACTTGTACTTGCATTATGTATCAATAAAGAAGGTTTTATACGTTATTCTTCTATCTTGGAGGGTAATACAGCAGATCCCAAGTCTCTACCCAATATGATTGATACGCTGGCAAAGAGGAATCCATCAAGAACAAAGGATACGCTCGTTGTCATGGATGCAGGTGTTGCCACGGAAGAGAACTTGGAGTTAATAAAGAGAAAGGGTTACAATTATCTCTGCGTATCCCGTACGAAAATGAAAAACTATACGCTCAGTGATGATAACAAGAGTGTTACGGTAATGGATGCCCGTCGGCAGAAGATAACGCTGAAAGAGGTTAAGACAGAGGATGATGAGGATTATTATCTCGAAATAACATCTCCTTCGAAAGCTATGACAGAGTCGTCCATGAACAGGGTTTGGAGAGAGCGTTTTGAGATGGAACTGCAGAGGATAAACGAAGGAATCTCCAAGAAAGGTGGAACAAAAACCTATGAAAAGGTTGTTGAACGTACAGGACGTGCCATACAGAAGTACCCTTCTATAGCGAAGTTCTACCGGATTAGCTACATAAAAAACGAGAAGAAACCCAAGGAGATGCTGCGTGTAGACTGGGAGATAAAAGACCTCTCGGAAATGGAATCTGGTCACGGAGTCTATTTCCTCCGCAGCAATGTCAGGACACTTTCTGAGCGTGTGACATGGGAATACTACAATCTTATTCGTGAGATAGAATGTACGAACAGACAACTAAAGAATGATCTCAACCTCCGTCCTATCTATCATCAGAAAGATGAGCGAAGCGATGCACACCTTTTCTTCGGTTTATTAGCCTACTGGGTGGTAAACACCATCCGTTGTCAATTAAAACGAGAAGGAGAATCCTGTTACTGGACCGAGATAGTACGACGTATGAGCATCCAAAAGCTCGTCACCACAAAAGGGAAGAATCCATTAGGTGAAACCATCGAGATGCGCCAATGTAGTAGTCCTTCGAAGCAAGCAAAACAAATATACGATAAGTTGGACTTAAAACACTCACCATTCAAAAAGAATAAAATTTGTAGGACACAGAGCCCATAA